A single window of Triplophysa rosa linkage group LG2, Trosa_1v2, whole genome shotgun sequence DNA harbors:
- the nelfb gene encoding negative elongation factor B produces the protein MFAGLPELGISNGEDLKETLTNCTEPLKAIDQFQMENGILLPTLQSALPFLDLHGTPRLEFHQSVFDELRDKLMERVAVIAEGKDEDRYVKLEELLEKSFPLVKMPSIQPVVMQVLKHLPKVPEKKLKQVMAEKELYKVCAVEVKRQIWQDNQALFGDEVSPLLKQYIVEKEAALFSNDLSILHNFFSSSPKTRRQGEVVLKLTQMIGKNVKLYDMVLQFLRTLFLRTRNVHYCTLRAELLMSLHDLDISEICSVDPCHKFSWCLDACIREKFVDAKRARELQGFLDGVKKGQEQVLGDLSMILCDPFACNTLVLSTVRNLQELLSQDALPRDSPDLLLLLRMLCLGQGAWDMIDSQVFKEPRMDLEVVTCFLPAMMSIVVDDYTFTVEQKLPSEEKTSLTYPNTLPDTFSKYILENRVACEIGLYYVLHIAKQRNKNALQRLLPALVDTYNDMAFGDIFLHLLTGHLTLLSDEFGSEEFCTAVFENFLLTSFSSKENVHRHALRLLNHQHQKVLPSYMETLMKTLEPPKQSSEPVKELHTMLKEKLEASKKSPPEPEEAPSLDLGLHPVTVPPTPATPTTPL, from the exons ATGTTCGCGGGGTTGCCGGAGCTCGGGATCTCCAATGGAGAAGATCTGAAAGAAACTCTCACTAACTGTACAGAGCCTCTGAAAGCCATCGACCAGTTTCAG ATGGAAAATGGCATATTGTTGCCAACCCTACAGTCAGCATTGCCTTTCCTGGATCTTCACGGCACTCCGCGATTGGAGTTTCACCAGTCAGTCTTCGATGAGCTTCGAGATAAGTTGATGGAGCGTGTTGCTGTCATTGCAGAGGGCAAAGACGAGGACAG ATATGTTAAGCTGGAAGAACTTCTGGAGAAAAGCTTCCCATTGGTGAAGATGCCATCTATACAGCCCGTTGTTATGCAAGTGCTTAAACATCTGCCAAAG GTGCCTGAGAAGAAGCTAAAGCAGGTGATGGCTGAAAAAGAGCTCTACAAAGTGTGCGCGGTGGAGGTGAAACGGCAGATTTGGCAGGACAATCAGGCTCTCTTCGGGGATGAAGTGTCTCCTCTGTTGAAGCAGTATATCGTGGAGAAGGAGGCGGCTCTCTTCAGCAACGATCTGTCCATCCTTCACAACTTCTTCAGTTCTTCACCCAAAACACGCAGACAGGGTGAG GTAGTGCTGAAGCTGACTCAGATGATTGGGAAGAACGTGAAGCTCTACGATATGGTGCTGCAGTTCCTGCGGACGTTGTTCCTGCGCACACGTAATGTGCACTATTGTACCCTACGAGCCGAGCTGCTCATGTCTCTTCATGACCTGGACATCAGCGAGATCTGTTCAGTCGACCCCTGTCACAAG TTTTCCTGGTGTTTGGATGCCTGCATCAGAGAAAAGTTTGTGGATGCTAAGCGGGCTCGAGAGTTACAAGGCTTCCTGGATGGGGTAAAGAAAGGACAGGAACAAGTGTTAGG TGACCTCTCTATGATTCTCTGTGATCCATTCGCCTGTAACACGCTAGTGTTGAGCACAGTGAGGAATCTTCAGGAGCTGTTGAGCCAGGATGCACTGCCCAGA GACAGCCCTGACCTCCTCTTGCTGCTGCGGATGCTTTGTCTTGGTCAGGGTGCCTGGGACATGATCGACAGCCAGGTTTTCAAAGAGCCACGAATG GATTTGGAGGTTGTAACATGCTTTTTGCCCGCCATGATGTCGATAGTGGTGGATGACTACACGTTCACTGTGGAGCAGAAACTTCCCAGTGAAGAGAAGACCTCCCTCACATACCCAAACACTCTGCCTGATACATTCTCAAA GTATATACTGGAAAACAGGGTGGCATGTGAGATAGGCCTTTATTATGTGCTTCATATCGCTAAGCAGAGGAATAAGAATGCTCTGCAGAGGCTTCTGCCTGCACTTG TGGATACATATAATGACATGGCATTTGGAGACATCTTCCTTCATCTTCTCACTGGTCATCTGACTTTACTCTCTGATGAATTTGGATCTGAGGAGTTCTGTACTGCTGTTTTTGAAAACTTCCTGCTCACCTCTTTCTCTAG TAAGGAGAATGTTCACAGACACGCTCTTCGCTTGCTGAACCACCAACACCAGAAGGTGTTACCTTCCTACATGGaaactttaatgaaaacacTTGAACCACCAAAACAG AGCAGTGAGCCAGTGAAGGAACTTCACACCATGTTGAAGGAGAAGCTTGAGGCTTCCAAGAAAAGCCCTCCAGAACCAGAGGAGGCCCCCTCTCTGGATCTCGGCCTTCATCCTGTTACTGTGCCCCCCACACCTGCCACCCCCACCACCCCACTGTGA
- the LOC130551379 gene encoding lysophosphatidic acid receptor 6, with protein sequence MNTSLSLSSVTLSRSNTSTCSPEPQHMSLAVILCLVYVLGLLLNGFSLWVFTCRIHKWNSGVLLLFNLALSDAIITPLTPLMAAYFAMGNWIFGKFACQLKIAVLSVHFNGSILFLTLISIHRYVTVVHFNRSSLMKRKTFVKKLCAGIWCFLIINSIIYGWLLPVTTEDNHGQCLTIHQTKLTNAYFIINFVLFIFWCILPLSVSVFCYGRLASSVSRINIHSIQGQTVKAKSMRMIGICLVIFGLCFLPLNVVRTIGVVVKKYYPEKCRLMLRLQTAYYVCYILAGINCCLDPLIYFFGSRSFIKAFRRSLRTIGMRRNVEKKSDSETLSQSVNRNVIYIVSQSN encoded by the coding sequence ATGAACACATCGCTCTCACTCAGTTCAGTGACTCTGAGCCGCAGCAACACAAGCACATGTTCTCCTGAGCCTCAGCATATGTCTCTCGCCGTGATCCTCTGTTTGGTCTATGTGCTGGGTCTCCTGCTTAATGGCTTCAGCTTGTGGGTCTTCACCTGTCGCATTCACAAGTGGAACTCCGGAGTTCTTCTTCTGTTTAATCTGGCTCTATCTGATGCTATTATAACTCCACTCACTCCTCTAATGGCAGCATATTTCGCCATGGGCAACTGGATATTTGGGAAGTTTGCCTGCCAGTTGAAGATCGCAGTTCTGAGTGTGCACTTCAATGGCAGCATCCTCTTCCTCACACTCATTAGTATTCATCGCTATGTGACCGTGGTGCACTTCAATCGCTCATCACTTATGAAAAGAAAGACTTTTGTGAAGAAACTTTGTGCTGGGATTTGGTGTTTTCTTATAATAAACAGCATTATTTATGGATGGCTGCTTCCGGTGACCACTGAGGACAACCATGGGCAGTGTCTTACTATCCATCAGACGAAGCTCACGAATGCAtactttattattaactttGTGCTCTTCATTTTCTGGTGTATTTTGCCCTTATCCGTGTCTGTGTTTTGCTATGGTCGTCTGGCCAGCTCAGTGTCTCGTATTAACATACATTCTATACAGGGCCAGACAGTCAAAGCCAAGTCAATGAGGATGATAGGCATCTGTCTGGTCATATTTGGACTCTGCTTTCTTCCTCTCAATGTGGTTCGGACCATTGGAGTGGTTGTGAAAAAGTATTACCCTGAGAAATGCAGGCTTATGTTGCGGTTGCAAACGGCATATTATGTATGTTACATATTAGCAGGAATTAACTGTTGCTTGGACCCGCTGATTTACTTTTTTGGTTCTCGTAGCTTCATTAAAGCATTCAGGAGGTCTCTGAGGACGATAGGGATGAGACGGAATGTTGAGAAAAAGAGTGATTCGGAAACATTGAGTCAAAGTGTAAACAGAAACGTCATTTATATAGTCTCGCAgtcaaattaa
- the arrdc1a gene encoding arrestin domain-containing protein 1a, whose translation MGKLQDFEITLNNNKTAYSPGESVSGTLKISLAQSIPCKAIKVNCQGVCGVTSKAHDTDWMEEEQYFSRSVSIADKGTLKEGEHSFPFKFLLPATAPKSFEGPYGSIMYRVRAFIDTPRFAKDYKVEKPFSMSNNINLNEVPQIHEPSSSSVTKNFSYMLVKNGTVVLKAKSDLRGYIAGQIIKVSAEIENRSDKSTGHVVASLMQKVTYNTKKPTIDLRAVAEVEGPGVKGGHKGEWKEQIIVPSLPLSSLTSENLIEISYYIQVYLKYPEVSLTLPIYIGSVAVDPTRACPSGPVPPTPVPRSGSNPAPAPSPAAATTDSAPPSLPPRTNPKPKPRPRSSYVPPSAPPAELYPQLPSTTEYNMEIPKSPESGHQTAVSPNAFSYAPGLSFRQGQNSNNTSRNRERSQTLSASSPVIQPPDYRTSPYPHEPPPSYDDSFNT comes from the exons ATGGGGAAGCTTCAGGATTTCGAGATAACCCTTAATAACAACAAAACTGCCTATAGCCCAGGCGAATCTGTCTCCGGAACTCTTAAAATCTCACTGGCCCAGTCGATACCATGTAAAG CGATCAAAGTGAACTGCCAGGGTGTCTGTGGAGTAACCAGCAAAGCACACGACACAGACTGGATGGAGGAGGAGCAGTATTTCAGCAGATCGGTCTCGATCGCAGATAAAG GCACACTGAAAGAGGGAGAGCACAGTTTTCCCTTCAAGTTTCTCTTGCCTG CCACTGCACCAAAATCATTTGAAGGGCCCTATGGAAGCATTATGTACAGAGTCAGGGCTTTCATAGACACTCCTCGCTTCGCAAAAGACTACAAGGTAGAAAAGCCCTTCAGCATGTCGAACAACATCAACCTCAATGAAGTACCTCAAATACAC GAACCCAGCTCATCTTCTGTAACCAAAAACTTCTCATACATGCTGGTGAAAAATGGGACAGTGGTGCTGAAGGCCAAGAGTGATTTGAGGGGATACATAGCGGGACAGATCATCAAAGTATCCGCTGAGATCGAAAATAGATCAGATAAATCCACAGGTCATGTGGTTGCCAGTCTAATGCAG AAAGTAACATATAATACCAAGAAGCCAACGATTGATTTAAGGGCAGTGGCAGAGGTTGAGGGACCTGGAGTTAAGGGGGGACATAAAGGTGAATGGAAGGAGCAGATAATTGTGCCCAGTCTTCCTCTGTCCTCCTTAACCAGTGAAAATCTCATTGAAATCAGCTACTACATTCAG GTCTATTTGAAATACCCAGAGGTGTCATTAACTTTACCCATTTACATTGGAAGTGTTGCCGTGGATCCCACTCGCGCTTGCCCCTCCGGGCCTGTTCCACCCACACCAGTCCCACGCTCCGGTTCCAACCCCGCCCCTGCCCCTTCTCCTGCTGCAGCCACCACTGACTCCGCCCCTCCGAGCCTGCCCCCTCGCACAAACCCTAAACCCAAGCCCAGGCCTCGTAGCTCCTACGTGCCCCCCAGTGCTCCTCCAGCAGAGCTGTACCCACAGCTCCCAAGTACAACTGAGTACAACATGGAAATACCAAAGAGTCCAGAGTCAGGTCACCAGACTGCAGTGTCCCCAAATGCATTCAGCTACGCTCCTGGACTCAGTTTCAGACAGGGCCAAAACTCCAACAATACATCTCGAAACAGAGAGAGGAGTCAAACACTGTCAGCCTCATCTCCAGTGATCCAGCCTCCAGACTATAGGACGTCACCATATCCACACG AACCTCCACCATCTTATGATGATAGCTTCAACACATAG